A genomic segment from Pediococcus acidilactici encodes:
- a CDS encoding DHH family phosphoesterase: MKLVDRLPAFIRNPRVGIVAVVITVLSLIGLGLAFYINPVIGVIMLALVIVTGVFSVRTLNLISDETSKYIAELSFRINQAEEDAMLSMPIGILIYSDQQRVEWVNPKLQHYFGDQKVLGHLLSEVDEDLAEVIEHHQDEEGLNRVEWKDRIFDVLVQKDERVAYFVDVTNYAQMESRFENRQVVIGQIFIDNYDEITQAMADSDVSNLNNFVTNQISSWAQSFGIYLRRVDDDHFFVIMYNETLQKVEEDNFKLLDTIREATSKQNSPVTLSIGIAYGDDNLNKLADVSQSNLDLALGRGGDQVVVKAEDEPARFYGGKTNPMEKRTRVRARMIGQAIQELMNQADQVFVMGHTRTDLDSLGSALGIRRIAQMNKKEAWIVLDQEGVHSDVKRLIDKLDEHEDIRDSIIDADQALELANSQSLLVMVDHSKPSMTTSKELFEKLSDRTIIIDHHRRGTEFPENPVLVYIEPYASSTGELITEMFEYQSHDGDPIQPIEATAILAGIEVDTKSFTERTGTRTFDAASYLRSVGADEDLIRYLLKENVESYMQRNHLIDTVQFVDVKYAICVGEEDREYDPVIAAQAADSLLNISGVEASFVITRRSEDVVGISARSAGTENVQIIMEELGGGGHLAMAATQMKDVTVADAKDQLIALLQKDEEEE; the protein is encoded by the coding sequence ATGAAATTAGTTGATCGTCTACCAGCGTTTATTCGTAATCCGCGAGTAGGAATCGTTGCCGTAGTAATTACGGTACTCTCGCTGATTGGACTAGGGTTGGCGTTTTACATTAATCCGGTTATTGGCGTGATAATGCTTGCGTTGGTTATCGTGACGGGAGTTTTTAGCGTTCGCACGTTAAATTTAATCAGTGACGAAACCAGCAAGTACATTGCGGAATTATCTTTTCGGATCAATCAAGCCGAAGAAGACGCAATGTTGTCCATGCCAATCGGAATTTTAATCTATAGTGATCAGCAACGGGTTGAATGGGTAAACCCCAAGTTACAACATTACTTTGGTGACCAAAAGGTGCTCGGCCATTTGTTATCCGAAGTTGATGAAGATTTAGCGGAAGTCATTGAACACCATCAAGATGAAGAAGGTTTAAACCGGGTCGAATGGAAAGACCGGATTTTTGACGTGTTGGTGCAAAAAGATGAGCGAGTGGCGTACTTTGTGGACGTTACCAATTACGCGCAGATGGAAAGTCGTTTTGAAAACCGCCAAGTGGTAATTGGCCAGATTTTCATCGATAACTACGATGAAATCACCCAAGCCATGGCCGACTCGGACGTTTCCAACTTAAATAATTTCGTCACCAACCAGATTTCTAGTTGGGCGCAGTCGTTTGGAATTTACCTGCGGCGCGTGGATGACGACCACTTTTTTGTAATTATGTATAACGAGACCTTGCAGAAGGTTGAAGAAGATAACTTTAAGCTGTTGGATACGATTCGGGAAGCTACGTCTAAGCAAAATTCACCGGTCACCTTAAGTATCGGGATTGCTTACGGGGATGATAACCTTAATAAACTGGCTGACGTTTCGCAAAGCAATCTGGACCTCGCTTTAGGACGGGGTGGTGACCAAGTTGTGGTCAAGGCTGAAGACGAACCAGCCCGCTTCTATGGTGGAAAGACTAACCCAATGGAAAAACGGACCCGGGTACGGGCACGGATGATTGGGCAAGCCATCCAAGAATTAATGAATCAAGCGGACCAAGTTTTTGTTATGGGACATACCCGGACCGACCTTGATTCGTTAGGTTCGGCACTGGGAATTCGCCGGATCGCCCAGATGAATAAAAAGGAAGCTTGGATCGTCCTCGATCAAGAAGGCGTCCATTCTGACGTGAAACGGTTAATTGATAAATTAGACGAACACGAAGATATTCGGGATTCAATTATCGACGCGGATCAGGCTTTAGAATTGGCTAACAGCCAAAGTTTACTGGTGATGGTCGACCACTCGAAACCGTCGATGACCACTTCAAAAGAACTGTTCGAAAAGCTAAGCGACCGGACGATTATCATCGACCACCATCGTCGAGGGACCGAATTTCCGGAAAATCCCGTGCTGGTGTACATCGAACCTTACGCATCTTCAACGGGCGAGTTAATCACGGAAATGTTCGAGTATCAATCGCATGATGGTGACCCAATTCAACCAATCGAAGCTACGGCAATTTTGGCCGGGATCGAAGTGGATACGAAGTCGTTTACCGAACGGACCGGAACCCGGACCTTTGATGCGGCAAGTTACCTGCGTTCGGTAGGGGCCGACGAAGATTTGATCCGGTACTTGTTGAAGGAAAACGTGGAAAGCTATATGCAGCGTAACCACCTGATCGACACGGTTCAATTTGTCGACGTGAAGTACGCAATTTGTGTTGGTGAAGAGGATCGGGAATACGATCCCGTCATTGCGGCCCAAGCAGCCGATTCCTTGTTAAACATCTCGGGAGTGGAAGCTTCTTTTGTCATTACCCGACGATCTGAGGACGTGGTCGGTATTTCCGCGCGCAGTGCGGGTACGGAAAACGTCCAAATTATCATGGAAGAATTGGGCGGTGGCGGTCATTTAGCGATGGCAGCGACCCAGATGAAGGACGTTACGGTAGCTGACGCGAAGGATCAACTAATTGCGTTATTGCAAAAAGATGAAGAAGAGGAGTGA
- the rplI gene encoding 50S ribosomal protein L9 encodes MKVIFMEDVKGKGKRGEVKNVPDGYAQNFLIKNGKAKAATKAAMSELKGQKKAEEKHEAEVLAEAQKLKQVLEADATVVEIKAKAGKDGRLFGSIPSKQIATALEQQFDIKIDKRKIELNEPIRSMGYTNVPVKLHQQVTAKIRVHVSEK; translated from the coding sequence ATGAAAGTTATTTTTATGGAAGACGTAAAGGGAAAGGGTAAACGCGGAGAGGTAAAAAACGTCCCCGACGGATACGCGCAAAACTTCTTAATCAAAAATGGTAAAGCGAAGGCGGCTACTAAAGCAGCCATGAGCGAATTAAAGGGACAAAAAAAGGCCGAAGAAAAACACGAAGCCGAAGTTTTAGCGGAAGCACAAAAACTTAAACAAGTTTTGGAAGCTGATGCAACGGTCGTGGAAATCAAGGCCAAGGCTGGTAAGGACGGCCGGTTGTTCGGTTCAATTCCTAGCAAGCAAATTGCTACGGCATTGGAACAACAGTTTGATATTAAGATTGATAAACGGAAAATTGAGTTGAACGAGCCAATTCGGAGTATGGGTTACACCAACGTGCCCGTTAAGCTGCACCAACAAGTTACGGCTAAAATTCGGGTGCACGTTTCGGAAAAATAG
- the dnaB gene encoding replicative DNA helicase, with product MDNGILENQTPPQNIEAEKAVLGAVFLNSDALIDAMEFVTADDFYKHAHQVIFKTMVELNDADEAIDALTVNNALEEHHQLEDAGGITYIAELAGSVPTAANVGYYAKIVQEKALLRKLIKTATSIATMGYTQENDVSEILDEAEREIMDVAENRNQTGFKPITDVLTSSMEEIDRLYQNDDEITGLPTGFKELDKITTGLHADELIILAARPAVGKTAFALNIAQNVGTKTDKAVAIFSLEMGAEQLVNRMLCAEGSIDANHLRTGQLNEEEWQNLVVAMGSLAKTNIYIDDTPGIKMSEIRAKCRRLAKEQGNLGLVVVDYLQLIEGSGENRQQEVSAISRQLKKLAKELGIPVIALSQLSRGVEQRQDKRPVMSDIRESGSIEQDADIVAFLYREDYYERDDGTNQQDQDQDPRDEEDQNVGPVEVIIEKNRSGARGTVNLLFIKSYNKFSSLAYMPEAGAH from the coding sequence ATGGATAACGGGATTTTAGAAAATCAAACACCCCCTCAAAATATTGAGGCCGAAAAAGCGGTTTTGGGAGCTGTTTTTTTAAATTCGGATGCGTTGATTGACGCGATGGAATTCGTCACGGCGGACGACTTCTACAAACACGCCCATCAAGTCATTTTTAAGACGATGGTCGAGTTAAACGATGCGGACGAAGCAATTGATGCGCTAACGGTCAATAACGCCTTAGAAGAGCACCACCAGCTTGAAGATGCGGGTGGCATTACCTACATTGCTGAACTTGCAGGTTCGGTACCCACGGCCGCGAACGTGGGCTACTACGCGAAAATCGTGCAAGAAAAGGCGCTGCTTCGAAAACTGATTAAAACGGCGACTTCAATTGCCACCATGGGCTACACCCAGGAAAATGACGTTTCGGAAATTCTTGACGAAGCCGAACGAGAAATCATGGACGTGGCTGAAAATCGCAACCAGACTGGGTTTAAGCCAATTACGGACGTGTTGACTTCCTCAATGGAAGAAATCGACCGTTTGTACCAAAATGATGATGAAATTACGGGATTGCCGACGGGCTTTAAGGAATTAGATAAAATTACGACGGGCTTGCACGCGGACGAATTAATTATTTTAGCTGCGCGTCCGGCGGTTGGTAAAACGGCCTTTGCGCTAAACATCGCGCAAAACGTGGGAACCAAGACGGATAAAGCTGTCGCAATTTTCAGTCTGGAAATGGGTGCGGAACAACTGGTCAACCGGATGTTGTGTGCCGAAGGAAGTATTGATGCAAATCATTTGAGAACCGGTCAGTTAAATGAAGAAGAGTGGCAAAATTTAGTGGTGGCAATGGGTTCGTTAGCGAAGACCAACATTTATATCGACGATACTCCCGGCATTAAGATGTCGGAAATTCGGGCGAAATGTCGGCGCTTGGCTAAAGAACAAGGAAACTTAGGGTTAGTAGTGGTCGATTACCTCCAGCTAATCGAAGGTTCCGGTGAAAACCGGCAACAAGAAGTTTCCGCAATTTCCCGTCAGCTAAAGAAGCTTGCTAAGGAATTGGGAATTCCAGTTATTGCGCTTTCCCAGCTTTCTCGGGGAGTTGAACAACGCCAAGATAAACGACCCGTAATGTCGGATATTCGTGAATCGGGATCAATTGAACAAGATGCCGATATCGTTGCCTTCCTATACCGGGAGGACTACTACGAAAGAGACGACGGGACTAACCAGCAGGATCAGGACCAAGACCCCCGCGATGAAGAAGATCAAAACGTGGGGCCGGTGGAAGTCATTATTGAAAAAAACCGGAGTGGTGCTCGAGGCACGGTCAACCTGCTGTTTATTAAGTCATACAATAAATTTTCTTCATTAGCATACATGCCCGAAGCCGGAGCGCACTAG
- a CDS encoding MFS transporter yields the protein MRELKLKWLLLGVLIDSIAMSSVWPLTTIYMNQELGHSLVAAGVVLFLNSVASILGSFVAGKLYDKYDSYYLILGGIVFTWISFFTLIFFNGWPTYPIFLVLIGFGTGWIVALNNSMGTSIKSKDGRYVFNMLYFVQNLGVMLGTAIVGILFKHSVAPLFTIATVMFTVFFVVAFFTYRIPKEDQPVQSVQQTQDIQSKMPKVNFTIIMSFFVSLVIMWIFYQQWNSTVSIYMLKLHIPLRLYSFLWTVNGLFILIVQGLLSSRGGRLLKDPYHQVYLGIAFFMASFGILAVAHQYYHFVIAMIVLTVGEAIAFPSIPAIVNSLSPYDQKGKYQGLASAFPSAGRAMGPLVGSMIIESTSFVFLYSLGLFTILVVLVVIALIIESTKRKATLYDNNKQ from the coding sequence ATGCGCGAATTAAAGTTAAAGTGGTTATTGTTAGGGGTTTTGATTGATAGTATTGCGATGAGCTCGGTGTGGCCCCTAACGACAATTTATATGAATCAAGAGCTTGGCCATTCCTTAGTGGCAGCTGGGGTAGTTTTGTTTTTGAATTCAGTAGCGAGTATTTTAGGATCATTTGTTGCCGGGAAACTGTACGACAAATACGATAGCTATTATTTAATTCTGGGCGGAATTGTATTCACCTGGATTTCATTTTTCACGCTAATTTTCTTCAACGGTTGGCCTACTTACCCAATCTTCCTCGTGCTAATCGGGTTTGGGACCGGCTGGATCGTTGCTTTGAATAATTCCATGGGAACCTCGATTAAGAGCAAGGACGGGCGTTATGTCTTTAACATGCTGTACTTCGTGCAAAACTTGGGAGTAATGCTTGGAACCGCGATTGTGGGAATTCTCTTCAAACATAGTGTGGCGCCGCTTTTCACGATTGCGACGGTCATGTTTACCGTATTCTTCGTGGTGGCCTTCTTCACTTATCGCATCCCAAAGGAAGACCAACCGGTACAATCAGTGCAACAAACCCAAGACATTCAATCAAAGATGCCAAAGGTCAACTTTACGATTATTATGTCGTTTTTCGTGAGTTTGGTAATCATGTGGATCTTTTACCAACAATGGAACAGTACCGTTTCAATTTACATGTTGAAGCTGCACATTCCACTTCGGTTATACAGTTTCCTCTGGACGGTTAACGGATTATTCATTTTAATTGTGCAAGGCCTCTTAAGTTCACGGGGCGGTCGCTTATTAAAGGACCCGTATCACCAAGTTTATCTCGGGATCGCGTTCTTCATGGCCTCCTTTGGAATTTTGGCCGTGGCACACCAGTACTACCACTTCGTAATTGCGATGATCGTTTTGACCGTGGGTGAAGCAATCGCCTTCCCATCGATTCCAGCGATTGTTAATAGCCTTTCGCCATACGACCAAAAGGGTAAGTACCAAGGTTTGGCGAGTGCCTTTCCATCTGCTGGTAGGGCAATGGGACCGTTAGTCGGTAGTATGATTATTGAGTCGACTTCGTTCGTTTTCTTGTATAGTCTCGGATTATTCACCATTTTAGTAGTGTTGGTAGTAATCGCGTTGATTATTGAAAGTACGAAGCGGAAGGCGACCTTGTACGATAATAATAAACAATAG
- a CDS encoding DUF1304 domain-containing protein, with product MHTFTIVLIILIGLEHVGIMGLELLGSDRLIAKSFNLPLAEVERPHLRTALANQGLYNGFVALSLFLIIFIPGGTLLRGMAIGLLAGIFIIAAYGALTVAKRILWIQGAPALIAMVLAMFFL from the coding sequence TTGCATACATTTACCATCGTACTAATTATTTTAATCGGGTTAGAACACGTCGGCATCATGGGACTGGAACTTTTAGGCAGCGACCGGCTAATTGCGAAGAGCTTTAACTTACCGCTTGCCGAAGTCGAACGGCCCCATTTACGGACGGCACTTGCCAATCAGGGACTTTACAACGGCTTTGTCGCCTTATCCCTATTTTTAATCATCTTCATCCCCGGAGGAACCCTACTTCGTGGAATGGCAATTGGCTTGCTAGCCGGCATCTTCATCATTGCTGCTTACGGCGCCCTCACGGTGGCTAAACGGATTCTTTGGATCCAGGGAGCCCCCGCGCTAATTGCAATGGTGCTGGCAATGTTCTTTTTATAA
- a CDS encoding sulfite exporter TauE/SafE family protein produces MIILGVLLIAWLGALVRTVFGFGEALVSMPLLALLGYDLKTSTALIGAVGLLVALPATIREWHRIDFRAVRRLVTGSLIGVPLGILLVKTMPASVVLHGLGLFLIVYGSYSLWRSHSGRLGKPHLVAKGYDYLAGVVSGALGSAYNSHGVPVAVYGMLKQWPAAHLRAILQAHFLCVGVLVVISHVAAGFWSLEAVKVLLMVLPGLVLTVPLGNWIVDRMAPERAIKFVYGALIIFGLLLMLK; encoded by the coding sequence TTGATCATTCTGGGAGTTTTGCTGATTGCGTGGTTGGGAGCGTTGGTCCGCACGGTGTTTGGCTTTGGGGAAGCCCTAGTATCAATGCCATTGTTAGCTTTACTAGGATACGATTTGAAAACCAGTACGGCGTTAATCGGTGCCGTAGGTTTGCTGGTGGCGTTACCGGCAACGATTCGGGAATGGCACCGGATTGATTTTCGGGCGGTTCGACGGTTGGTGACCGGCTCTTTGATCGGGGTCCCTCTGGGAATCCTCCTTGTAAAAACGATGCCGGCCAGCGTAGTACTACATGGCTTAGGTCTATTTTTAATCGTTTACGGTAGTTATAGCTTGTGGCGAAGTCATTCGGGGCGCCTAGGGAAACCGCATTTGGTAGCGAAGGGATACGATTACTTGGCGGGCGTAGTTTCCGGAGCGCTCGGCAGTGCCTATAACAGTCATGGGGTGCCGGTGGCGGTCTATGGAATGCTGAAGCAGTGGCCAGCTGCCCATCTTCGTGCAATCCTCCAAGCTCATTTTCTGTGCGTAGGCGTGTTAGTGGTAATTAGTCACGTCGCGGCTGGATTTTGGTCTTTAGAAGCAGTAAAAGTCCTCTTGATGGTGCTCCCGGGGTTAGTTTTAACGGTGCCCTTGGGTAATTGGATTGTTGATCGAATGGCACCCGAACGAGCGATCAAGTTTGTTTACGGAGCGTTGATTATTTTTGGGTTATTACTCATGTTGAAATAA
- the abc-f gene encoding ABC-F type ribosomal protection protein — MGIIQIKNLSYSYDQQVTPLFEKVDLEIDARWKLGLIGRNGRGKTTLLKILRGQVPYQGQVNTDLQFNYFPAKAPNPQATLENVLMEITQRDYSNFWEVEREMDRIGLPNELLTQPYDELSPGQRTKAQLAAMFANAGAFQLIDEPTNHLDEEGRQRLADYLKRKQGFIVVSHDRDFLNQVIDHVIAIDRAQITSLHGNYTTWATERQRADERERRTKETLQKEVKQLTKAAQQKQNWSKATERKKVGAADKGFVGHKAAKIMKRATTIQARAEAKVADKQRLLKNIEIDAEHQLNYNPPRLPANASLLTVDQLVVSRGNASLNLPVSFELKNDDRIVLQGPNGVGKSTLIAAILGNQELRTAGTVNLRSGLKVSYLPQAFDELSGDLASFAQAKAVDLQDLLATLRKLGFERELFTQRIEQMSMGQKRKVALARALCEPANLYIWDEPLNYLDVITREQIQQLILRERPAMLIIDHDREFVRQVNTQIVEITPGF; from the coding sequence TTGGGAATTATTCAAATTAAAAATTTAAGTTATAGCTATGATCAACAAGTAACCCCGTTGTTTGAGAAGGTCGATTTAGAAATTGATGCCCGTTGGAAACTGGGCTTAATTGGCCGAAACGGGCGGGGAAAAACGACGTTATTAAAAATTTTACGGGGGCAGGTGCCCTACCAAGGACAGGTAAACACCGATTTGCAGTTTAATTATTTTCCAGCAAAGGCCCCCAACCCTCAAGCGACTTTGGAAAACGTGCTGATGGAAATTACGCAACGGGATTACTCTAATTTTTGGGAAGTCGAGCGGGAAATGGACCGGATCGGGTTGCCCAACGAGTTGCTCACGCAACCGTATGACGAACTGAGCCCGGGACAACGGACTAAGGCGCAATTGGCGGCGATGTTCGCGAATGCCGGAGCCTTTCAATTGATCGACGAGCCGACTAATCATCTGGATGAGGAAGGACGGCAACGGTTGGCGGATTACCTAAAGCGAAAGCAGGGTTTTATCGTGGTTAGCCACGACCGGGATTTTTTAAATCAGGTAATCGACCACGTCATTGCGATTGACCGGGCGCAAATTACGAGCTTGCACGGTAATTACACCACCTGGGCGACCGAACGACAACGCGCAGATGAACGGGAACGGCGAACGAAGGAAACCTTGCAGAAGGAAGTTAAGCAACTCACCAAGGCGGCTCAGCAAAAACAAAATTGGTCAAAAGCAACCGAACGCAAAAAGGTGGGGGCGGCTGATAAAGGTTTTGTCGGGCACAAGGCGGCCAAAATTATGAAGCGGGCGACCACGATCCAAGCCCGGGCGGAAGCAAAAGTGGCGGATAAACAGCGGTTATTGAAGAACATTGAGATTGATGCTGAACATCAATTGAACTACAATCCGCCCCGACTGCCCGCAAACGCGAGCCTTTTAACGGTCGACCAGCTCGTAGTGAGTCGCGGAAATGCTTCGTTAAACCTGCCGGTAAGTTTTGAACTTAAGAATGACGACCGGATAGTGCTCCAGGGACCTAACGGAGTGGGGAAATCGACCCTGATTGCGGCAATTTTAGGCAACCAGGAACTACGAACGGCCGGCACCGTTAATTTAAGGAGCGGACTAAAAGTTTCTTACCTGCCGCAAGCTTTTGATGAGCTTAGTGGTGACTTAGCAAGTTTCGCTCAAGCCAAGGCGGTTGATTTACAAGACTTATTGGCTACTTTGCGAAAGTTAGGTTTTGAGCGGGAATTATTTACCCAGCGAATTGAACAGATGAGCATGGGACAAAAACGGAAGGTGGCCCTAGCCCGGGCGCTTTGCGAACCCGCCAACCTTTACATCTGGGATGAGCCCTTAAATTACTTAGACGTGATTACTCGTGAACAAATTCAACAATTAATTCTGCGGGAGCGTCCCGCAATGTTAATTATTGATCACGACCGGGAGTTTGTTCGGCAAGTAAACACCCAAATTGTAGAAATTACCCCCGGGTTTTAA
- a CDS encoding TetR/AcrR family transcriptional regulator: MPSETLVKLKPTKKAAIEAALLAEFSRYPVAEAQVARIVKDAGISRGAFYNYFADLIDAYRYIYQVAMHDIHQSVHGKMARDPALVSTVRDFVENAQSSKYYRLLQMHFRHNEAYVAHWIAPVKTGGARQWAQQTLVHDTLRGAIVEPETAEARLAQLTTILKILEE; the protein is encoded by the coding sequence GTGCCCTCAGAAACGCTGGTGAAGTTAAAGCCAACTAAAAAAGCGGCGATTGAAGCGGCTCTTTTAGCGGAATTTTCTCGTTATCCGGTTGCAGAGGCCCAGGTTGCTCGCATCGTCAAGGACGCGGGAATTTCGCGTGGGGCGTTTTATAATTATTTTGCCGATTTAATTGATGCGTACCGCTACATCTACCAAGTAGCCATGCACGATATTCACCAATCCGTTCACGGGAAGATGGCTCGGGACCCCGCGCTGGTGTCCACGGTGCGGGACTTCGTCGAGAATGCGCAATCTAGTAAGTATTATCGGTTACTGCAGATGCATTTTCGTCATAACGAAGCGTACGTTGCCCACTGGATTGCTCCGGTCAAGACTGGCGGCGCACGGCAATGGGCACAACAAACCTTGGTACATGACACGCTACGCGGAGCCATCGTGGAACCGGAAACCGCGGAAGCTCGTTTAGCACAGTTAACCACGATCCTAAAAATTCTGGAGGAATAG
- a CDS encoding ABC transporter permease: MFLALKEIKREKLRYSLIIGMIVLISYLIFILTSLALGLAHQNTDAINSWKINSVVLNQDANVNLSQSLITDQQVKDQKLTKNDALIGQISVVAKEGKHEKISSSFVGIQNDQFIAKQLKLTSGHKVKRDHEVVVDEKFKQSGYKIGDRLKLNDADQTFKIVGFTRNAKLNIAPVIYGTLDDWRDLKRAMPQTKASAIVSKTTDLKVKKPLKTYSKKAFIQKLPGYSAQNMTFALMIGFLMAISLIVIAIFLYILTIQKLPNYAVLRAQGIPSRVIAWSTIAQSLVLVVSGIIIGTLLTIATAAVLPPAVPMAFDVPMLTAVGVGLVITALLGALVPIRSVIKLDPVSVIGG; the protein is encoded by the coding sequence ATGTTTTTAGCTTTAAAGGAGATTAAACGCGAAAAGTTGCGGTATTCGCTAATTATCGGCATGATTGTCCTGATTAGCTACCTGATTTTTATTTTGACTAGCCTGGCCTTAGGATTGGCGCACCAAAATACCGATGCCATTAACTCTTGGAAGATTAATTCGGTAGTTTTGAACCAAGACGCTAACGTCAATTTGAGCCAGTCATTAATTACGGATCAGCAGGTTAAGGATCAAAAGCTGACCAAAAACGATGCCCTGATCGGCCAAATTTCAGTGGTGGCGAAGGAGGGCAAGCACGAAAAAATTTCGTCTTCCTTCGTGGGAATCCAAAACGATCAATTCATCGCTAAACAACTGAAGTTGACCAGCGGACACAAAGTTAAACGTGATCATGAAGTGGTCGTCGACGAAAAGTTTAAACAAAGCGGTTATAAAATTGGGGATCGGCTGAAGTTAAACGACGCGGACCAGACCTTTAAGATCGTCGGGTTCACCCGTAACGCGAAGCTAAACATCGCGCCGGTTATTTACGGTACGTTGGATGATTGGCGGGATTTGAAACGGGCCATGCCACAAACCAAGGCCAGTGCGATCGTTTCTAAGACGACCGATTTAAAGGTGAAAAAACCGTTAAAGACCTACTCTAAAAAGGCGTTTATCCAGAAATTACCGGGATATTCCGCGCAAAATATGACCTTTGCTTTAATGATTGGCTTCCTGATGGCCATTTCATTGATTGTGATTGCGATTTTCCTATACATTTTGACAATCCAGAAGTTGCCTAACTATGCGGTTTTACGGGCTCAAGGAATTCCGAGCCGGGTAATCGCGTGGAGCACGATTGCGCAATCATTGGTATTGGTAGTTAGCGGAATTATTATCGGAACCCTGTTGACGATTGCGACAGCGGCGGTATTGCCTCCAGCGGTCCCAATGGCCTTTGACGTACCAATGCTGACGGCGGTGGGCGTTGGTTTGGTAATTACGGCACTCTTAGGGGCGTTAGTTCCGATTCGTAGCGTCATCAAACTAGACCCGGTAAGTGTGATTGGAGGATAA
- a CDS encoding ABC transporter ATP-binding protein gives MAAIEMNGINQIYGKGIAEVHVLHDIDFKAEAGTLSLIIGPSGSGKSTFLTIAGGLRTPTSGKVKVNGHDYQDSSRKALEKLRLNEIGFVLQNYHLLPFLTVKDQFKLVDKVKKDHNLSQAELNDLLTQLGVEDLVDKYPTELSGGQQQRVAIARALYPDPSIILADEPTAALDSSRVKEVGKMFARLAHEHNKAVVIVTHDMRLKDYADQMFKINDGVLSAETL, from the coding sequence ATGGCAGCAATTGAAATGAACGGTATCAACCAGATTTACGGGAAGGGCATCGCCGAAGTGCACGTGCTTCACGACATTGATTTCAAGGCGGAAGCGGGAACCCTAAGCTTAATTATTGGGCCAAGTGGTTCCGGAAAGAGTACTTTCTTGACGATTGCCGGCGGTTTGCGGACCCCGACGAGCGGAAAGGTTAAGGTCAACGGCCACGACTACCAGGACAGTTCGCGGAAGGCGTTAGAAAAGTTGCGGCTCAACGAAATTGGGTTTGTGTTGCAAAACTACCACCTGTTGCCTTTCTTAACGGTTAAGGATCAGTTTAAGTTGGTTGATAAGGTCAAAAAGGACCATAACCTATCACAAGCAGAATTAAACGACTTGCTCACGCAACTGGGTGTTGAAGATTTGGTAGACAAATACCCTACCGAACTGTCTGGTGGGCAACAACAACGGGTGGCCATCGCCCGAGCTTTGTATCCGGACCCGTCGATTATCCTAGCGGACGAGCCTACGGCAGCATTAGATAGTTCTCGGGTAAAGGAAGTCGGCAAGATGTTTGCCCGGCTCGCCCACGAACATAATAAGGCGGTCGTAATCGTTACTCACGACATGCGCTTAAAGGATTACGCGGATCAAATGTTTAAGATTAACGACGGGGTTTTGAGTGCCGAAACACTTTAA
- a CDS encoding helix-turn-helix domain-containing protein yields the protein MKPEGVDQMSIGPALQKVRQDRHLTQAEVARQLYVTRQTISRWEQGKTIPNIYALKDLAELYGVSIDELINTSLLNPVQEEGDPMKQVNWMALFGIFWFNVLFTAGAVVAVIGILVGLWVTMVAFIGAPLLLFVEWLAVMAYHLPWPESLTWYEVPLSLIFCGIGISMWPMAKNATFYLANFFKKYVRYNLKAIYR from the coding sequence ATGAAGCCAGAAGGAGTTGATCAAATGTCAATCGGACCGGCATTACAAAAGGTACGACAAGATCGTCACTTAACCCAAGCGGAGGTGGCGAGGCAGCTGTACGTGACGCGGCAAACCATTTCGCGTTGGGAGCAGGGGAAGACGATTCCTAACATCTATGCGTTAAAGGACTTAGCGGAACTTTATGGCGTGTCGATTGATGAATTGATCAATACATCCCTTCTTAATCCAGTTCAGGAAGAAGGAGATCCAATGAAGCAAGTTAATTGGATGGCGTTATTCGGTATCTTTTGGTTTAACGTTTTGTTCACGGCGGGAGCAGTCGTCGCGGTGATCGGCATTTTAGTAGGTTTATGGGTTACTATGGTAGCTTTTATTGGTGCACCGCTGTTACTATTTGTGGAATGGCTAGCGGTAATGGCGTACCACCTTCCGTGGCCCGAAAGTTTGACGTGGTATGAAGTGCCGCTATCGTTAATTTTTTGCGGAATCGGCATTTCAATGTGGCCGATGGCAAAGAACGCGACATTTTACTTGGCCAACTTTTTTAAAAAATACGTGCGGTATAATCTCAAAGCAATTTATCGCTAG